In Serinicoccus marinus DSM 15273, the genomic stretch CGCATCACCGCGAAGACCTTCGTGATGCCGATCGATGAGGACATGTTCTTCCCGCCGCGCGACTGCGCGCGCGAGCAGGAGCTCGTCCCCGGCAGCGAACTGCGCACCCTGCACTCGATCGCCGGCCACTTCGGGCTCTTCGGGTTCGAGGAGTCCTACCTCGCCGAGATCGACCAGCACCTCGGCGAGCTGCTCGCGGCTGACGTCTGAGGTCACGCGCAGAACGGTCACAGGTGAGTTGACACCTCCGCCACGGAGGGGGTGTGTCAGAGCCGACTCGTACACTTGTCCGTATGAAGTCAGGGTGGGGGAGCGAGGCGGGTGGCGGTCGTGCCGGGGGAGTGTCCGTGCTGCTGGCTGGTCTGGCTGACTCCCTCGACCGCTCCACGACGGCGCTCGCGTCGCCGGCTCTGCTCCAGGAGAGCGAGCTGGGCGACGTGCTGGGCGCGCTGGACGGGGTGGCGGCTCGGACGCACGCGTTGCTCGTCGCGGTGGCGCGCGAAGGGCTGGCGCGAGGGTTGCACCAGGAGGCCGGGTTCTCCGACGTCGACTGGGTCCGGCTGGTATGCCCGGGGCTCGCCTCGCGCACCGCGATCGAGATCGCGATGGTCGCCCGTGCCGCGCAGCAGCGGGTCCACGCCCTCTGGGGGACGCCGTCCAGGACTCGACCGTGCCGGTGCACCGCGCCGCCCAGATCCTGCGGGCACTCACGAGGATCCGGCCCGCGCTCGGGAGAGCGAGTATGCCGAGGCGACTGAGCTCCTGACCGCGGCCGCGGCGCGTGAGGAGTTCGACGAGCGGGACCTGGGCAGGATCACGTCCAAGCTCGTGGCGACGTGCCTGTCCGAGAAGGAGCAGGTGGCGCGCGCCCAGGCGCGCCACGAGCTGCGTGACGTGCACGAGTCGTCGCTGGCCGACGGGTCGCTGCGCCGGTTCGTGCTGACTGTGGGCAGCGACGCCGACTACGAGGCCATCAAGGCTGTGCTGATGTCGCCGCTGGCTGCACCGGCGCCTCGCCCCGATGCGACCACGGACGCGATCACCGAGTTGAGCACGGATGCCGGGGGCGAGGCCGGCCCTGCCACCACCGGCGGTGGGGCTGCTGAGGCCGTCCACGCCACCACTGGCGGCGGACCCACGGTGGCCGGGCTGGACCTGCGCACCGCGGGTCAACGGCGCTACGACGCGTTCATGACGGTCTTCCGCCGTGGCGTGGCGGGCACGCAGGGTCAGCCCACCACCCCGAAGGCGCAGGTCATGGTGACCATCGGGCTGCAGGAGCTGCGCGGTGCCCTGGGTGGGACCGGGCGCACGGTGCACGAGGGCACGGTGCCGGCCCACGAGGTGCGTCAGCTGGCGTGCGAGGCCGACGTCATCCCGGCCGTGCTGGGCGAGGCGGGGCAGATCCTCGACCTCGGGCGGGCCAAGAGGCTGGTCACCCCGGGTCAGCGACGGGCGCTGGCGCACCGGGACGGCGGATGCACCTTCCCCGGGTGTCACGTGCCCGCGACCTGGTGCGATGCGCACCACGTCGTGCACTGGGCCCGCGGTGGCCGCTCGGACCTGGGCAACTACGCGTTGCTCTGTCCTCGGCACCACACCTGGCTGCACCAGCACGACGCGACCGCCGACGTCGACGAGACCGGTGTGCGGTGGCGGCTGCGATGACCCCGCCCCCGCACCCGGCCCGGGCGGGCCGGGCTGTCGGGCTGTGCGTCGGGACTCCGGGGCGCACGAGGAAGTGTCGTCGCCGGCCACAGCAAGGATCCCCGGGCTGACGAGGGCTCAGCCGATGGGGTCGGTCGTGGCAGCCGCAGGACCGGTGATCTCTGGAAGGTCCGGCAGGGACTCCCGCGTCGTCCCTCGAAGCATGACTGGTCCATCCCAGATGTCTGGGATGGCGGTGCCCGCCTCAGCACTGCCAGGGTCGTCGTCACGCCCGACGATGCCGGGCGGCAGGCGGCAGGGACCTACCGACACCCAGGAGATCGATCGTGAACCCAGGAACGAGGCGACGAGAGGGCCGAAGCGACCTTCGACCCTGCCGAGGAACCCGCCGGACAGGTCGTTCGTCGGTCGCCTGGGTGGCAATGGTCGCGGGTGTTGCGGTGCTGTCGGCCTGCTCCGGCAGCGGCGCTGACTCGGCGACGGACGACGGAACCAGTCAGGCGACCGAACAAGAGGACGCCGCAGCGCAGGAGGCCGACGAAGCGGGCGCAGGTAGTGAGGAGGAGGGCACCCAGGAGCGGGACAGCCAGGAGGAGGGCACCCAGGAGCAGGACAGCCAGGAGGGGGACGCCCAGGAGTCGTCGGAGGACACCGAGGCAGACCCGTCCGGCGGGATGGAGCCTGCGGGGGCAGACCCGGGTGAGGAGTCCCTCGAGGTGCTGCTGGCCGACGCGCAGGCTCTCTGTGACGCCTTGGACGAGCAGGAGCTACGCCCGGTGGTGGACGACTTCGTCGAGCTGCGCGCCGACGAGGTGACCGAGGTCGACAGCCTGTGCTCTCTGCGCGACGAGCGTTTCGAGGTGGCACGCGTCTGGGTCCAGGCGGACTGGAGCGAGCGGGAGTTCCTTCAGAGCATGGCCGCGGACCCCTACGAGCCCTGCGAGATCTCCGGACGCCCAGCCGTCTGCCAGAGCCACGAGGGGGACCCGGAGCTGGCCAACGGCTGGCCACGCGTCGCCATCCAGGTCGGGAGCATGGGTGTCGAGACCCAGGCGGCCGACCCGGCGGTGGCCCGAGAGCTCGCCGCGACGGTGCTCGACGACGTGCTGGCGCAGCCGGAGTAGCCCCACTAGCCTGGAGCGATGGCGCGCAGACGGCGAGCGACGCTGGAGCGGTCCCGGCGACAGGTGGCTGGCCTCGCCGAAGACGGTCTGCGGTGGGGGGACTTCGCCGCCGCCGCGCAGGAGGTCATCGACGGCATCGTCCCGCACGACGCCGCCGTGCTCGCGTTGGTCGACCCGGTGTCCGGCATCCTCACCGACACCTTTCGCACGGGGCTGGACGACTCGCTGGACGAGCTCTTCATCAGGCTCGAGCTCACCCACCCCGACCCCATCACCATGACGACCCTGACCGGTCGCCCGGACGGCGTGGGCATCCTCGCCGACCACATCCCTGCGGGTCTGCACAGCACCCCCGGTGCGGGAGCTGCTGGCCCCCCACTTCGACCTCGAGCACGAGATGCGTTCGGTGGTGCGGTCCGGCGGCAGCATGGTGGCCGCGTGCGGGCTCTACCGCGCACCTCACCGACCCGGGTTCACCGCCGATGAGGCAGCCACGCTGAGTGCGCTCGAGGACCTGCTGGCGCCGGAGTGCGTGCGTCGGCTGCCGCCGCTGCTGGTGTCGCGGGTGTTGCGCGCGCGGCACCGGGCGTCGAGGAGGCCCAGGCCTCGGTGCTCGTGGTGGAAGCGGAGGGTCGGGCGAGCGGGACCACCGCGACGGCACAGGCATACCTCGACCAGCTGGGAGGGGGACCCGGCGGAACGCTGCCCGCACCCGTGCGGATGGTCGCCGAGGCCTCTCGCCTGCGTCAGGCCGGTCACATGGTCTCGCCCTTCGTCCGCGCCCGCACCCGTACCGGCCGGTGGCTGATGCTCCGAGCGGCGCCGCTGAGCGGTGACCCGGGCTCGGACCGGACGGTGGTCACGGTCGAGCCCGCGAGCGCCGAGCACACCATGGAGCTGGACCTCGACCTGTATGACGTGACTCCCCGGGAGCGGATGGTGGTGCGCGAGGTGGTCGCGGGGGCTGGGACGACGGCCATCGCCCATCGCCTGGCCATCAGCGCCTACACCGTCCAGGATCACCTCAAGTCGGTTTTCAGAAAGGTAGGGGTCCGCAGCCGGCGTGAGCTCGTCCACGTGCTCACCCACCCTGGTGCGCAGGGTCCGGTAATCGGCCTCGGCCTCGGTGCCACTGTCCGGAAGGAGATGCTGCGAGCCAGGACGTAGATTGAGGTTCATGACCCATGATTCCGACCAGGGCGGCACCGTCTCCGAGGGTGGCTCCGGCTCCCTCAACGAGGAGACTATCCGCGGGGGCGCCGACGCCGTCCCCGAGACCCCGGACACCAACGACACCGGCCCCGACGACGCCACGGCTGAGGACAAGCACGGCGACGAGGCGGAGGGCGATGCGACGGCCGCTCACGGTCGACAGAGCACCGTCGAGGACCGCGGGCGCTGACCCGGACCTGACGGCCAGGACGACCCACGCCTCACCACCCGCACCTGAGGACCAGGACCTGGCATGAGCCGCATCTTCAGCGTCAGGGTCGCCTCGGTCTACCCGCACTACGTGACCAAGGCCGAGCGCAAGGGGCGGACCGAGGCCGAGGTGCGCGAGGTATTCGGGTGGTTGACCGGGTTCGATGACGCCGAGCTGAGCCGGCACCTGGCCGATGGGACGACCTTCGAGGACTTCTTCGCCGCCGCGGACCTCAACCCGCGCGTGGACCAGATCACCGGCTCGGTGTGCGGTGTCAAGGTCCACGAGGTCGAGGACCCGGTTGATGGGGCAGATCAGCTACCTGGACAAGTTCGTCGACGAGCTGGCCAAGGGACGCCCGATGATCAAGGTGCTGAGGTCCTGACGTCGACGCCCCGTCCTGCTCCGGGCGAGCCAGGGACGGGATCCGAGCGCCAGGTGGTCCTGAGATGGTCGCCTGGCGCCCGGGACGGCATACCTGTGTCTGTCAGGCGACGGTGAGGGTGACCTCGATGTTGCCGCGGGTGGCGTTGGAGTAGGGGCACACCTGGTGCGCCTGCTCGACGAGCTTCTCGGCATCGGCGCGCTCGACGTGGGGGAGCGTCACCTCCAGACCGACGGCAAGGCCGAAGCCGCCCTCCCCGTTGGGGCCGATCGCGACATCGGCGACCACCTCGGAGTCGGTCACGTCGGCGCCGGAGCGCTTCGCGACGCCGCGCAGCGCGGA encodes the following:
- a CDS encoding HNH endonuclease signature motif containing protein produces the protein MATCLSEKEQVARAQARHELRDVHESSLADGSLRRFVLTVGSDADYEAIKAVLMSPLAAPAPRPDATTDAITELSTDAGGEAGPATTGGGAAEAVHATTGGGPTVAGLDLRTAGQRRYDAFMTVFRRGVAGTQGQPTTPKAQVMVTIGLQELRGALGGTGRTVHEGTVPAHEVRQLACEADVIPAVLGEAGQILDLGRAKRLVTPGQRRALAHRDGGCTFPGCHVPATWCDAHHVVHWARGGRSDLGNYALLCPRHHTWLHQHDATADVDETGVRWRLR
- a CDS encoding helix-turn-helix transcriptional regulator — protein: MVAEASRLRQAGHMVSPFVRARTRTGRWLMLRAAPLSGDPGSDRTVVTVEPASAEHTMELDLDLYDVTPRERMVVREVVAGAGTTAIAHRLAISAYTVQDHLKSVFRKVGVRSRRELVHVLTHPGAQGPVIGLGLGATVRKEMLRART
- a CDS encoding organic hydroperoxide resistance protein; the protein is MDTLYTATALATGDGRNGRIESSDGILAADVRGPKEMGGPGGATNPEQLFAAGYAACFHSALRGVAKRSGADVTDSEVVADVAIGPNGEGGFGLAVGLEVTLPHVERADAEKLVEQAHQVCPYSNATRGNIEVTLTVA